In Sulfitobacter sp. W027, a single window of DNA contains:
- a CDS encoding short-chain fatty acyl-CoA regulator family protein, whose protein sequence is MAIQKLYAGVKLRETRTRAGLTQKDFAARLGVSLPYLNQMENNNRPVSTNVVLALASEFRLDVTELSSGDGERLVSDLREALADPIFAGKAPPMADLRLTASNAPGLAHAFLALHQSYRQVHERLASLDEALGREDARATPSPWEEVRDFFHYCDNYIDAVDRAAEHFATREGSGSDTRITAIDALDRAGVTVVFKDDDRLRAYDPTSKTLHLSARAAPETQTFQILLQVALTQQDALLEATLDLARFHSAAARDIAKIGLANYFAGAALLPYGRFLQKAQDCRHDLEVLAGHFGASIEQVAHRLSTMQRPGAKGVPFFFVRVDQAGTITKRHSATRLQFARFGGACPLWNVHRAFETPGRFLRQLAETPDGVRYISLARDISKPAGRFGAPVRRYAISLGCEVRHAAALVYADGMDVTRSDAFEPIGISCRICERRDCHQRSVPPLERQLVVDPHLRDVLPYRVE, encoded by the coding sequence ATGGCGATCCAGAAACTCTATGCCGGTGTGAAACTGCGTGAGACCCGGACACGCGCGGGGCTGACCCAGAAGGACTTCGCCGCCCGGCTGGGCGTCTCCTTGCCTTATCTCAACCAGATGGAAAACAACAACCGGCCCGTCAGCACCAATGTCGTGCTGGCCTTGGCGTCGGAGTTCAGGCTGGATGTGACCGAGCTTTCCAGCGGCGACGGGGAGCGGCTGGTGAGCGATCTGCGTGAGGCGTTGGCCGATCCGATCTTTGCCGGAAAGGCACCCCCGATGGCCGATCTGCGCCTCACGGCCTCCAATGCGCCGGGGTTGGCGCATGCCTTCCTTGCTTTGCATCAAAGCTATCGGCAGGTGCACGAGCGGCTGGCATCATTGGACGAAGCACTGGGCCGCGAGGACGCCCGCGCCACGCCTTCCCCCTGGGAGGAGGTGCGCGACTTCTTTCACTATTGCGACAACTACATCGATGCAGTTGACCGCGCGGCCGAGCATTTTGCCACCCGTGAAGGCTCAGGCAGCGATACCCGCATAACCGCTATAGATGCGCTCGACCGCGCCGGGGTGACGGTGGTATTTAAGGACGACGACCGTCTGCGTGCCTATGATCCAACAAGTAAAACGCTGCATCTCTCTGCCCGCGCAGCGCCTGAGACGCAGACCTTTCAAATCCTATTGCAAGTGGCGCTGACCCAGCAGGACGCGCTGCTGGAAGCGACGCTTGATCTAGCCCGGTTCCATAGTGCAGCCGCGCGGGATATCGCCAAGATAGGGCTGGCGAACTACTTTGCCGGTGCGGCATTGTTGCCTTATGGACGGTTTTTGCAAAAGGCGCAGGACTGTCGCCATGATCTTGAGGTGCTGGCCGGACATTTCGGTGCCTCGATCGAACAAGTGGCGCATCGGCTCTCGACGATGCAAAGGCCCGGCGCCAAGGGGGTGCCCTTCTTCTTTGTGCGGGTCGATCAGGCGGGCACGATCACCAAACGCCATTCCGCGACACGTCTGCAATTTGCCCGTTTTGGCGGAGCCTGCCCGTTATGGAATGTTCACCGCGCCTTTGAGACGCCGGGCAGGTTCCTGCGGCAACTGGCCGAGACGCCGGATGGGGTGCGCTATATCAGTCTGGCGCGGGATATTTCGAAACCGGCCGGACGCTTTGGCGCGCCGGTGCGGCGCTACGCGATTTCGCTGGGCTGCGAAGTGCGCCATGCGGCAGCGCTGGTCTATGCCGATGGGATGGACGTTACCCGCAGCGATGCTTTTGAGCCGATTGGCATTTCCTGCCGAATTTGTGAACGGCGGGACTGCCATCAACGCTCTGTTCCGCCTCTGGAGCGGCAGCTTGTTGTTGATCCCCACCTGCGTGATGTGTTGCCCTATCGGGTCGAATGA
- a CDS encoding multidrug effflux MFS transporter — translation MSDIPRVRYLNRTTPPHISTLILLAGLSAMVMNIFLPSLPKMAEHFGTDYAVIQLSVPLYLFFSGILQIFIGPISDNLGRRRVMLWGLGLFLAATVGCLLAPNIAVFLVFRMAQAVIATGMVLSRAVIRDLYTQEESASMIGYVTMGMALVPMISPALGGLLEQGFGWQASFWAMLILGGLVFWVAWADLGETARASGKSLAQQFGEYPELLRSPRFWGYALATGFCSGAFFAYLGGAPFVGTVVFGMEPAVLGLYFGAPAIGYFIGNFITARTATRFGVNTLVLWGCISNAVGGTVSLLIFLAGYGSPLSFFGLMTLVGLGNGLCIPNATAGMLSVRPHLAGTASGLGGAIMIVGGAALSALAGALLTPETGAYPLLWLMLLTAIASVASIWVVIRREKALGL, via the coding sequence ATGAGCGATATCCCCCGGGTCCGATATTTAAATCGGACAACCCCACCCCACATTTCCACGCTGATCCTGCTGGCCGGGCTTTCGGCCATGGTGATGAACATCTTCCTGCCCAGCCTGCCGAAGATGGCAGAGCATTTTGGCACGGATTATGCAGTGATCCAGCTTTCTGTGCCGCTCTACCTGTTCTTCAGCGGCATATTGCAGATTTTCATCGGGCCGATTTCGGACAACCTCGGGCGGCGGCGCGTGATGCTTTGGGGGCTGGGCCTGTTCCTTGCCGCCACGGTGGGCTGCTTGTTGGCTCCGAACATCGCTGTGTTTTTGGTCTTTCGCATGGCGCAGGCCGTGATCGCCACAGGCATGGTGCTGAGCCGCGCGGTGATCCGCGACCTCTATACTCAGGAAGAATCGGCCTCCATGATCGGCTATGTCACCATGGGCATGGCGCTGGTGCCGATGATCAGCCCGGCTTTGGGGGGCCTGTTGGAGCAGGGCTTTGGCTGGCAGGCGTCATTCTGGGCGATGCTAATCCTCGGCGGCTTGGTGTTCTGGGTGGCCTGGGCTGATTTGGGTGAGACCGCCCGTGCCAGCGGCAAGTCACTGGCGCAGCAATTTGGCGAGTACCCGGAGTTGCTCCGCTCTCCACGCTTTTGGGGCTATGCGCTTGCGACGGGCTTTTGCTCGGGCGCCTTCTTCGCCTATCTCGGCGGCGCACCCTTCGTTGGAACCGTCGTTTTCGGGATGGAGCCTGCGGTGCTGGGCCTCTATTTCGGCGCGCCCGCGATTGGCTATTTCATCGGCAACTTCATCACCGCGCGCACTGCGACCCGCTTTGGCGTGAATACGCTTGTGCTCTGGGGCTGCATTTCCAACGCGGTGGGCGGCACGGTGTCGCTGCTGATTTTCCTTGCGGGCTATGGCTCCCCGCTCAGCTTTTTCGGGCTGATGACCCTTGTGGGGTTGGGGAACGGGCTGTGCATTCCAAATGCCACTGCCGGGATGCTGTCGGTGCGCCCGCATCTGGCGGGCACGGCCTCTGGTCTTGGCGGGGCGATCATGATCGTCGGTGGTGCGGCGCTGAGCGCGCTGGCAGGCGCCCTGCTCACCCCGGAAACCGGGGCCTATCCGCTGTTGTGGCTTATGCTGCTGACGGCCATCGCCTCGGTCGCCTCCATATGGGTTGTGATCCGGCGCGAGAAAGCCCTGGGACTTTAA
- a CDS encoding acyl-CoA carboxylase subunit beta, translated as MKDILEQLERRREDARLGGGQARIDAQHGRGKLTARERVDLLLDEGSFEEFDMFVTHRCTDFGMQDQKPAGDGVVTGWGTINGRLVYVFSQDFTVFGGSLSETHAQKICKIMDMAVQNGAPVIGINDSGGARIQEGVASLAGYAEVFQRNIEASGVIPQISVIMGPCAGGAVYSPAMTDFIFMVKDSSYMFVTGPDVVKTVTNEVVTAEELGGATTHTRKSSVADGAFENDVEALAEVRRLVDLLPANNREKPPVRPFFDDPNRIEPSLDTLVPANANTPYDMKELILKLADEGDFYEIQEEFAKNIITGFIRLEGRTVGVVANQPMVLAGCLDIDSSRKAARFVRFCDAFEIPILTLVDVPGFLPGTGQEFGGVIKHGAKLLFAYGEATVPMVTVITRKAYGGAYDVMASKHLRSDFNYAWPTAEVAVMGAKGATEIIHRKDLNDPEKIAQHTKDYEDRFANPFVAAERGFIDEVIQPRSTRKRVARAFASLRNKKVQTPWKKHDNIPL; from the coding sequence ATGAAAGACATTCTCGAACAACTGGAGCGGCGCCGTGAAGATGCGCGTTTGGGCGGCGGTCAGGCACGGATCGATGCGCAGCATGGCCGCGGAAAGCTGACCGCGCGGGAGCGTGTCGATCTGCTGCTCGACGAAGGCTCGTTCGAGGAGTTCGACATGTTCGTCACCCACCGCTGCACCGATTTCGGCATGCAAGATCAAAAACCTGCGGGCGATGGTGTGGTTACGGGCTGGGGCACGATCAACGGTCGCCTCGTCTATGTATTCAGTCAGGATTTTACAGTTTTCGGCGGCTCCCTGTCGGAAACCCACGCCCAGAAAATCTGCAAGATCATGGACATGGCGGTGCAGAACGGCGCGCCCGTGATCGGCATCAACGATTCCGGCGGGGCGCGCATCCAAGAGGGGGTGGCAAGCCTTGCTGGCTATGCCGAAGTCTTCCAACGTAACATCGAAGCCTCCGGCGTGATCCCGCAGATCAGCGTTATCATGGGCCCCTGCGCGGGCGGCGCGGTCTATTCCCCGGCGATGACCGATTTCATCTTCATGGTCAAAGACAGCTCCTACATGTTCGTGACCGGCCCCGACGTGGTGAAAACCGTCACTAATGAGGTCGTCACTGCCGAGGAACTGGGTGGCGCCACGACCCACACACGCAAATCCTCCGTCGCTGACGGGGCCTTCGAGAACGATGTGGAGGCACTGGCCGAGGTGCGCCGTCTCGTCGATTTGTTGCCCGCCAACAATCGCGAGAAGCCCCCGGTTCGTCCCTTCTTCGACGACCCCAACCGGATCGAACCCTCGCTCGACACGCTGGTGCCGGCCAACGCCAACACACCCTACGACATGAAGGAATTGATCCTGAAGCTGGCGGATGAAGGCGATTTTTATGAAATCCAAGAGGAATTCGCCAAGAACATCATCACCGGTTTCATCCGCCTTGAAGGCCGTACCGTCGGCGTGGTCGCCAACCAGCCGATGGTGCTGGCCGGATGCCTCGACATCGACAGCTCGCGCAAAGCGGCGCGTTTCGTGCGCTTCTGCGATGCTTTCGAGATTCCAATTCTGACCCTTGTGGACGTGCCCGGCTTCCTGCCCGGCACCGGTCAGGAGTTCGGCGGCGTCATCAAGCACGGTGCGAAACTGCTGTTCGCCTATGGCGAAGCGACCGTGCCGATGGTCACTGTGATCACACGCAAGGCCTATGGCGGCGCCTATGACGTGATGGCCTCCAAACATCTTCGCTCGGATTTTAACTACGCATGGCCCACCGCTGAAGTCGCCGTGATGGGGGCCAAGGGCGCGACAGAGATCATCCACCGCAAAGACTTGAACGACCCTGAGAAAATCGCCCAGCACACAAAGGATTATGAAGACCGTTTCGCCAATCCTTTCGTCGCCGCCGAACGGGGCTTCATCGATGAGGTGATCCAGCCGCGCTCTACCCGCAAACGGGTCGCCCGCGCCTTTGCCTCCCTGCGCAATAAAAAAGTGCAGACCCCGTGGAAAAAACACGACAACATCCCGCTCTGA
- a CDS encoding Rho termination factor, with protein sequence MPNASIKDEKTYKSLREDGASKEKAARIANAQANDRQHPSKKGGKQPSYEDWTKDALYDRAQELGIEGRSDMDKDALIDALRSH encoded by the coding sequence GTGCCGAACGCATCCATCAAGGACGAAAAGACCTACAAGTCCCTGCGCGAGGACGGGGCGAGCAAGGAGAAAGCCGCCCGGATCGCCAATGCGCAGGCCAACGACAGACAGCATCCCAGCAAGAAGGGGGGCAAGCAGCCGTCCTACGAGGATTGGACCAAGGACGCGCTTTACGACCGGGCGCAGGAACTTGGGATCGAGGGACGCTCGGACATGGACAAGGACGCGCTGATCGACGCCCTGCGCAGCCACTAG
- a CDS encoding DUF6497 family protein → MPAALIFALATPALAIDVPSGQVIDLQEVLVEDMGEETWLRFRFIAPQIAEGPDAIAYDLAAPDMEHLCAAVALPYMIEHALVGQVIVVSLADRAVEFGAADPEATQYFEAFRAQNDTCIWEGL, encoded by the coding sequence TTGCCAGCCGCGCTGATTTTTGCGCTGGCGACGCCAGCTTTGGCCATCGACGTGCCCTCGGGGCAGGTCATCGATCTGCAAGAAGTGCTGGTCGAGGATATGGGCGAAGAGACTTGGCTGCGCTTTCGTTTCATTGCGCCCCAGATCGCCGAAGGCCCGGATGCCATTGCCTATGATTTGGCCGCGCCCGATATGGAACACCTCTGCGCGGCTGTCGCACTGCCCTATATGATTGAACATGCGCTCGTGGGGCAGGTGATAGTTGTCTCCTTGGCCGACCGTGCGGTGGAGTTTGGCGCAGCCGACCCTGAAGCCACCCAGTATTTCGAAGCTTTTCGCGCTCAAAACGACACCTGTATTTGGGAAGGTTTGTGA
- a CDS encoding acetyl/propionyl/methylcrotonyl-CoA carboxylase subunit alpha, whose translation MFDKILIANRGEIACRVIKTAKKMGLTTVAIYSDADANALHVEMADEAIHIGPPPANQSYIVIDRVMEAVKKSGAQAVHPGYGFLSENSKFAEALDAIGVAFVGPPVGAIEKMGDKITSKKIAQEAGVSTVPGYMGLIEDADEAVKISNEIGYPVMLKASAGGGGKGMRIAWNDEEAREGFQSSKNEAANSFGDDRIFIEKFVTQPRHIEIQVLCDAHGNGIYLGERECSIQRRNQKVVEEAPSPFLDEATRKAMGEQAVALAQAVGYTSAGTVEFIVDGDKNFYFLEMNTRLQVEHPVTELITGVDLVEQMIRVANGEKLSITQDDVTLTGWAIENRLYAEDPYRGFLPSIGRLTRYRPPQEVAAGPLLDQGTWQGDAPAGDMAVRNDTGVYEGGEISMYYDPMIAKLCTWAPTRAEAIEKMRVALDSFEVEGIGHNLPFLSAVMDHPKFISGEMTTAFIAEEYPEGFEGVTLPEGELRRIAAACAAMHRVGEIRRARVSGRMDNHERKVGSDWNVKLQGENFDVVTKADPEGATVVFSDGVEMRVSGDWTPGDQLAEMTVDGAPLVLKVGKISGGFRIRTRGADLKVHVRTPRQAELAALMPEKLPPDTSKMLLCPMPGLVVKLDVEVGDEVQEGQALCTIEAMKMENILRAEKKGVVSKVNAGAGDSLAVDDVIMEFE comes from the coding sequence ATGTTTGACAAGATCCTGATCGCCAACCGGGGCGAAATCGCCTGCCGCGTTATCAAGACTGCCAAGAAAATGGGGCTGACCACCGTCGCGATCTATTCAGACGCGGACGCCAATGCGTTGCATGTCGAAATGGCGGATGAGGCCATTCACATCGGCCCACCCCCTGCGAACCAATCCTATATCGTTATCGACAGGGTGATGGAGGCGGTCAAGAAATCCGGCGCGCAGGCGGTGCATCCGGGCTATGGGTTCCTCAGCGAAAACAGCAAGTTTGCCGAGGCTCTTGATGCGATCGGCGTGGCGTTTGTCGGCCCGCCCGTCGGTGCCATCGAGAAGATGGGCGACAAGATCACTTCCAAAAAGATCGCGCAAGAGGCCGGGGTGTCGACCGTGCCGGGCTATATGGGCCTGATCGAAGATGCCGATGAGGCGGTGAAGATTTCCAATGAGATCGGCTATCCGGTGATGCTCAAAGCCTCTGCAGGTGGCGGCGGCAAGGGCATGCGTATCGCCTGGAATGATGAAGAGGCGCGCGAAGGTTTCCAATCGTCCAAGAACGAGGCCGCGAACTCCTTCGGTGATGACCGTATCTTTATTGAAAAGTTCGTCACACAGCCGCGCCACATCGAGATTCAGGTACTCTGCGACGCGCATGGAAACGGTATCTATCTGGGCGAGCGCGAATGTTCGATCCAGCGCCGCAACCAGAAGGTTGTTGAAGAAGCGCCGAGCCCCTTCCTTGACGAAGCCACCCGTAAAGCGATGGGTGAACAGGCCGTCGCTCTGGCGCAGGCGGTGGGCTACACCAGCGCGGGCACCGTGGAGTTCATCGTCGACGGCGACAAGAACTTCTACTTCCTTGAGATGAACACCCGCCTGCAGGTGGAACACCCGGTGACGGAACTGATCACCGGCGTCGATCTAGTCGAACAGATGATCCGCGTCGCCAATGGCGAAAAACTGTCGATCACCCAAGACGATGTGACACTTACCGGCTGGGCCATCGAAAACCGACTTTATGCCGAGGACCCTTACCGCGGCTTCCTGCCCTCGATTGGCCGTCTGACCCGCTACCGCCCGCCGCAGGAAGTGGCCGCCGGCCCGCTCTTGGACCAGGGTACATGGCAGGGCGATGCCCCTGCAGGCGACATGGCCGTGCGTAACGATACCGGCGTCTATGAGGGCGGCGAGATTTCGATGTATTACGACCCAATGATCGCCAAACTCTGTACTTGGGCACCGACCCGGGCCGAGGCGATTGAGAAGATGCGCGTGGCGCTTGATAGTTTTGAGGTCGAGGGGATCGGACATAACCTTCCGTTCCTGTCTGCCGTAATGGATCACCCCAAGTTTATCTCGGGCGAGATGACCACCGCCTTTATTGCTGAAGAATACCCCGAGGGTTTTGAGGGCGTTACCCTGCCAGAAGGCGAGCTGCGCCGCATCGCCGCCGCCTGTGCCGCCATGCACCGCGTCGGCGAAATCCGCCGCGCCCGTGTCTCCGGCCGGATGGACAACCACGAGCGCAAGGTCGGCAGCGACTGGAACGTGAAGCTTCAGGGTGAGAACTTTGACGTGGTCACCAAGGCCGATCCCGAGGGGGCGACGGTGGTCTTCTCCGACGGTGTCGAGATGCGCGTCAGCGGCGATTGGACGCCGGGCGACCAACTGGCAGAGATGACGGTCGATGGTGCACCGCTGGTGCTGAAGGTCGGCAAAATCTCAGGCGGTTTCCGCATTCGTACACGCGGCGCGGACCTCAAAGTCCACGTTCGCACCCCACGTCAGGCGGAATTGGCCGCGCTGATGCCCGAGAAACTGCCGCCTGACACCTCCAAGATGCTGCTCTGCCCGATGCCGGGTCTGGTGGTGAAACTCGACGTCGAGGTGGGCGATGAGGTTCAAGAAGGTCAAGCGCTCTGCACCATTGAGGCGATGAAGATGGAAAACATCCTGCGCGCCGAAAAGAAAGGCGTCGTCAGCAAGGTCAACGCGGGCGCGGGCGACAGCCTTGCGGTGGACGATGTGATCATGGAGTTCGAATAG
- a CDS encoding DUF4174 domain-containing protein: MKRLISLVFAGLIASTAIAQGADTPEEDPLFLVADMADLSAFQWKKRPVLVFANSENDPAFVAQMEYLHDREEELRLRDVIVLTDTDPAARSPLRLRMRPRGFMLVLVDKEGQIELRKPFPWDVREITRSIDKMPLRQREIREAKERDVIR; this comes from the coding sequence ATGAAACGTTTGATCTCACTAGTTTTTGCAGGATTGATCGCGAGCACAGCGATTGCCCAAGGGGCCGACACCCCCGAGGAGGATCCGCTGTTTCTGGTTGCCGATATGGCCGATCTTAGCGCCTTCCAGTGGAAAAAGCGGCCCGTGCTGGTCTTTGCCAATTCCGAGAACGACCCCGCATTTGTCGCCCAGATGGAGTATCTACACGACCGCGAGGAGGAGTTGCGCCTGCGTGATGTCATCGTGCTGACCGATACCGACCCCGCCGCGCGCAGCCCGCTCAGGCTGCGGATGCGCCCGCGAGGCTTCATGCTGGTTCTGGTCGACAAGGAAGGCCAGATCGAATTGCGCAAACCCTTTCCATGGGACGTGCGCGAGATCACCCGTAGTATCGACAAGATGCCGCTGCGCCAGCGTGAAATCAGAGAGGCAAAGGAGCGCGACGTCATCCGTTGA
- the scpA gene encoding methylmalonyl-CoA mutase, whose amino-acid sequence MTSDQKDAKTRWQELATGELRGRSLDDLTWKTLEGIDVQPLYTADDVNGLEHLGSIPGEAPFTRGVKATMYAGRPWTIRQYAGFSTAEESNAFYRRALAAGQQGVSVAFDLATHRGYDSDHPRVEGDVGKAGVAIDSVEDMKILFDGIPLDQVSVSMTMNGAVIPILASFIVAGEEQGHDRAKLSGTIQNDILKEFMVRNTYVYPPEPSMRIIGDIIEYTSDHMPKFNSISISGYHMQEAGANLVQELAFTIADGREYVRTAIAAGMDVDRFAPRLSFFFAIGMNFFMEAAKLRAARLLWSRVMEEFEPKNPKSSMLRTHCQTSGVSLAEQDPYNNVVRTAYEALSAVLGGTQSLHTNSLDEAIGLPTEHSARIARNTQLILQEETGITNVVDPLAGSYYVEKLTADLAEAAWKLIEEVEEMGGMTKAVASGMPKLRIEEAAAQRQAGIDRGTEVIVGVNKYRRDKEEPIDILDVDNVKVRAGQVARLERIRAERDDAACEAALAELTRRSAEGGNLLDAAVEAARARATVGEISMAMEKEFGRHRAEVKTLSGVYGAAYEGDAGFADIQKSVDEFAEAEGRRPRMLVVKMGQDGHDRGAKVIATAFADIGFDVDVGPLFQTPAEAAQDAVDNDVHVVGISSQAAGHKTLAPQLIQALKDAGAEDILVICGGVIPQQDYKFLQDAGVKAIFGPGTNIPTAAQDILKLIRETRK is encoded by the coding sequence ATGACATCCGACCAAAAGGACGCCAAGACACGCTGGCAGGAACTGGCCACGGGCGAATTGCGCGGACGCAGCCTTGATGATCTGACGTGGAAGACATTGGAGGGGATCGACGTACAACCGCTTTATACCGCCGACGACGTGAACGGGCTGGAGCATCTCGGCAGCATCCCCGGCGAAGCGCCGTTTACGCGCGGTGTGAAAGCGACGATGTACGCGGGCCGTCCTTGGACGATCCGGCAATATGCGGGTTTTTCGACGGCTGAGGAATCCAACGCTTTCTATCGCCGCGCGTTGGCCGCCGGGCAGCAGGGTGTTTCGGTTGCTTTCGATCTGGCGACGCACCGGGGCTATGACAGCGATCACCCGCGCGTTGAGGGCGATGTCGGCAAGGCCGGCGTGGCCATCGACTCGGTCGAGGACATGAAAATCCTCTTCGATGGCATCCCGCTTGATCAGGTTTCAGTCTCGATGACGATGAACGGCGCGGTAATCCCGATCCTCGCAAGTTTCATTGTCGCGGGCGAAGAGCAGGGCCATGACCGGGCCAAGCTTTCGGGCACGATCCAGAACGACATCCTCAAGGAATTCATGGTACGCAACACCTATGTTTATCCGCCGGAACCGTCGATGCGGATCATCGGGGACATCATCGAATACACCTCGGACCACATGCCGAAGTTCAACTCGATTTCAATCTCGGGCTACCACATGCAAGAGGCGGGCGCGAACCTCGTGCAGGAGCTGGCCTTCACCATTGCGGACGGGCGCGAATACGTGCGCACCGCCATCGCGGCGGGCATGGACGTGGACCGCTTCGCGCCGCGGCTGTCGTTCTTTTTCGCCATCGGCATGAACTTCTTCATGGAAGCCGCTAAGTTGCGTGCCGCGCGTCTGCTCTGGTCACGGGTGATGGAGGAATTCGAGCCGAAGAACCCCAAGTCCTCGATGCTGCGCACCCATTGCCAGACCTCCGGCGTGAGCTTGGCCGAGCAGGACCCCTATAACAACGTTGTGCGCACCGCCTACGAGGCGCTCTCTGCGGTCTTGGGTGGCACGCAGTCGCTGCACACGAACTCGCTGGACGAAGCGATTGGCCTGCCGACCGAGCATTCGGCCCGCATCGCCCGCAACACCCAGCTGATCCTGCAAGAAGAGACCGGCATCACCAATGTCGTCGATCCGCTCGCTGGCAGCTACTACGTCGAGAAGCTGACCGCTGATCTGGCCGAGGCCGCGTGGAAGTTGATCGAAGAAGTCGAAGAGATGGGCGGCATGACCAAGGCCGTGGCCTCAGGCATGCCGAAACTGCGCATTGAAGAGGCGGCGGCACAGCGTCAGGCGGGCATTGACCGGGGCACCGAGGTTATCGTCGGCGTGAATAAGTATCGCCGCGACAAGGAAGAGCCGATCGACATCTTGGACGTCGACAACGTCAAGGTCCGCGCCGGTCAGGTCGCGCGGCTGGAACGCATCCGGGCAGAGCGGGACGACGCGGCATGCGAAGCCGCATTGGCGGAACTGACACGGCGGTCCGCCGAGGGCGGCAATCTGCTCGACGCGGCGGTGGAAGCCGCGCGCGCGCGCGCCACAGTGGGAGAAATCAGCATGGCGATGGAGAAAGAATTCGGGCGGCACCGGGCCGAGGTCAAGACCCTCTCGGGCGTCTATGGTGCGGCCTATGAGGGTGATGCGGGCTTTGCCGATATCCAGAAGTCAGTCGATGAGTTCGCCGAGGCCGAGGGCCGCCGCCCGCGCATGCTGGTGGTCAAAATGGGCCAAGACGGGCACGACCGCGGGGCCAAGGTAATCGCCACTGCCTTTGCCGACATCGGTTTCGACGTCGACGTGGGTCCATTGTTCCAGACGCCTGCCGAAGCGGCGCAAGACGCCGTGGACAATGACGTGCATGTCGTCGGCATCTCCAGCCAAGCGGCGGGGCATAAGACATTGGCACCGCAGCTTATTCAGGCGCTGAAGGATGCGGGGGCCGAGGATATTCTGGTAATCTGCGGCGGCGTCATTCCGCAGCAGGATTACAAGTTCTTGCAGGACGCTGGGGTCAAGGCGATCTTTGGGCCGGGCACCAATATCCCGACCGCTGCGCAGGATATCCTCAAGCTGATCCGTGAGACGCGGAAGTGA
- a CDS encoding GNAT family N-acetyltransferase codes for MTQAADGSAPRGGAIRPAEPRDAVAVADLWNGMIRDSLSTFTTDEKTPEDITALIATRAGAFWVAEDAGKVLGFVTYGSFRGGPGYGATVEHSIVLSDAAQGRGLGRGLMTRAEEAAAAEGHHVMVAAISSANPGAVNVHEKLGFAQVGRMPEVGRKHGQWLDLILMQKTLPAS; via the coding sequence GTGACGCAGGCGGCTGATGGCTCCGCCCCAAGGGGCGGGGCGATCCGCCCGGCAGAGCCGCGCGATGCCGTGGCAGTGGCCGATCTTTGGAACGGCATGATCCGTGATAGCCTGTCGACCTTTACCACCGACGAAAAGACGCCTGAGGATATCACTGCGCTTATCGCCACCCGCGCCGGTGCCTTCTGGGTGGCTGAGGATGCGGGGAAGGTGCTGGGCTTTGTTACCTACGGCAGCTTTCGGGGCGGGCCGGGCTACGGCGCGACGGTGGAGCATAGCATCGTGCTGTCGGACGCCGCGCAGGGGCGGGGGCTGGGGCGCGGCTTGATGACGCGGGCCGAGGAGGCGGCTGCGGCGGAGGGCCATCATGTGATGGTCGCCGCAATCAGCAGCGCCAACCCCGGTGCCGTGAATGTCCATGAAAAATTGGGCTTTGCACAGGTGGGCCGGATGCCCGAGGTAGGGCGCAAACACGGCCAATGGCTTGACCTGATCTTGATGCAAAAAACGCTGCCAGCATCCTGA
- a CDS encoding molecular chaperone DjiA, giving the protein MSIWTRITEALSALTAGEGLSAVFDRLRSPPERSVAFTIAVIALGAKMAKADGLVTRDEVTAFREVFQIAEGDQDGAARVFNLARQDVTGFEEYAKRIASMFNDQPQMLHDLMEGLFHIAMADGIYHPNENAFLEDVAAIFGMGEEAFASLKARFVPDSSPLPRTVLGIGPNATLTEARKAWRRLVRENHPDALVARGLPQEAIKMAEKRMIDINRAWETISGKHA; this is encoded by the coding sequence ATGTCGATCTGGACGCGCATTACCGAAGCTTTGTCAGCCCTCACCGCGGGCGAGGGGCTGTCGGCTGTCTTTGACCGCCTGCGCAGCCCGCCTGAGCGGTCGGTGGCTTTTACCATCGCGGTGATCGCCTTGGGTGCAAAGATGGCCAAGGCTGACGGATTGGTGACTCGCGACGAGGTGACCGCCTTTCGCGAGGTCTTCCAAATTGCCGAAGGGGACCAAGACGGCGCGGCGCGGGTCTTTAACCTTGCCCGTCAGGATGTGACGGGGTTTGAGGAATACGCCAAACGCATCGCCAGTATGTTCAACGACCAACCCCAGATGCTGCATGATCTGATGGAGGGGCTGTTTCACATCGCCATGGCCGATGGCATCTATCACCCGAATGAGAACGCCTTTCTTGAGGATGTGGCCGCAATTTTTGGCATGGGGGAAGAGGCGTTCGCCTCGCTCAAGGCGCGTTTCGTACCGGATAGTTCCCCCCTGCCGCGCACGGTTCTGGGGATTGGTCCCAATGCCACGCTGACAGAGGCACGTAAGGCCTGGCGGCGGTTGGTGCGGGAGAACCACCCCGATGCGCTGGTGGCGCGCGGCCTGCCGCAAGAGGCGATCAAAATGGCCGAGAAACGCATGATCGACATCAACCGCGCGTGGGAAACGATCTCGGGCAAACACGCTTGA